A stretch of the Pedobacter sp. MC2016-14 genome encodes the following:
- the groES gene encoding co-chaperone GroES, which translates to MSLNIKPIADRVVVEAAPAEEKTASGIYIPDTAKEKPQQGTIVAVGPGKYAELTGNLVPLNVKVGDVVLYGKYGGTEITYEGKEYLIMRESDLYAVL; encoded by the coding sequence ATGTCTTTAAACATTAAACCCATTGCAGACAGAGTAGTTGTTGAAGCTGCTCCTGCCGAAGAAAAAACAGCTTCGGGTATCTATATCCCTGACACAGCAAAAGAAAAACCTCAGCAAGGAACAATCGTTGCCGTTGGTCCTGGAAAATATGCTGAATTAACAGGTAACCTGGTTCCATTGAACGTAAAAGTTGGCGATGTTGTTTTATACGGCAAATACGGTGGTACTGAGATTACTTACGAAGGCAAAGAATATTTGATCATGCGCGAGTCTGACTTGTACGCAGTATTGTAA
- the groL gene encoding chaperonin GroEL (60 kDa chaperone family; promotes refolding of misfolded polypeptides especially under stressful conditions; forms two stacked rings of heptamers to form a barrel-shaped 14mer; ends can be capped by GroES; misfolded proteins enter the barrel where they are refolded when GroES binds): MSKQVKYNVEARDALKKGVDILANAVKVTLGPKGRNVIIDKKFGSPSITKDGVSVAKEIDLKDPIENMGAQMVKEVASKTADIAGDGTTTATVLAQAIVTAGIKNVAAGANPMDLKRGIDKAVTAVVENLKKQSQTVGEDNNKIKQVASISANNDEVIGSLIAEAMAKVGKDGVITVEEAKGTETEVKTVEGMQFDRGYLSPYFVTNADKMEAELENPYILIYDKKISNMKELLPILEKQVQTGKPLLIIAEDLDGEALATLVVNKIRGSLKVVAVKAPGFGDRRKAMLEDLAILTGGTVISEERGYKLENADLTYLGTAEKVVVDKDNTTVINGAGQSEDIKNRVNQIKSQIETTTSDYDKEKLQERLAKLAGGVAVLYVGAASEVEMKEKKDRVDDALHATRAAVEEGIVAGGGVAFIRAIEALDGMKGINDDETTGIQIIRRAIEEPLRQICENAGIEGSIVVQKVKEGTADFGYNARTDVYENLISAGVIDPTKVGRVALENAASIAAMLLTTEVVLADDPEENAPAMPPMGGGGMGGMM, from the coding sequence ATGTCAAAACAAGTAAAATATAATGTAGAAGCCCGCGATGCCCTGAAAAAAGGTGTTGATATTTTGGCTAATGCTGTAAAAGTAACTTTAGGTCCTAAAGGACGTAATGTAATTATCGATAAAAAATTCGGTTCACCTTCTATCACTAAAGATGGTGTTTCTGTTGCCAAAGAAATTGACCTGAAAGATCCTATCGAAAACATGGGTGCACAGATGGTAAAAGAAGTGGCTTCTAAAACTGCGGATATTGCTGGTGACGGAACAACTACGGCTACAGTATTGGCTCAGGCTATTGTAACTGCAGGTATTAAAAACGTAGCTGCTGGTGCAAACCCAATGGATTTGAAACGTGGTATTGACAAAGCGGTTACTGCAGTTGTTGAAAACCTGAAAAAACAGTCTCAAACTGTTGGCGAAGACAACAACAAAATCAAACAAGTTGCCTCTATCTCTGCAAACAATGATGAGGTAATTGGTTCACTGATTGCTGAAGCAATGGCTAAAGTAGGTAAAGATGGCGTGATCACTGTTGAAGAAGCAAAAGGAACTGAAACTGAAGTAAAAACAGTTGAAGGTATGCAATTTGACCGTGGTTATTTGTCTCCATACTTTGTAACCAATGCGGATAAAATGGAAGCGGAATTAGAAAATCCTTACATTTTAATTTACGATAAAAAAATCAGCAACATGAAAGAATTGTTGCCGATTTTAGAGAAACAGGTTCAAACAGGCAAACCATTATTGATCATTGCTGAAGATTTAGATGGTGAAGCATTAGCTACTTTAGTAGTTAATAAAATCCGTGGCTCACTGAAAGTGGTAGCTGTTAAAGCGCCTGGATTTGGTGACCGCAGAAAAGCGATGCTGGAAGATTTAGCAATTTTAACTGGTGGTACTGTAATCTCTGAAGAAAGAGGTTATAAACTTGAAAATGCTGACCTTACTTACCTTGGTACTGCTGAGAAAGTTGTTGTTGATAAAGATAACACTACCGTAATCAATGGTGCTGGTCAGTCTGAAGACATCAAAAACCGTGTTAACCAGATCAAATCTCAAATAGAAACCACCACATCTGATTACGATAAAGAAAAATTACAAGAGCGTTTAGCTAAATTAGCTGGCGGTGTTGCTGTTCTTTACGTAGGTGCTGCTTCTGAAGTAGAAATGAAAGAGAAAAAAGACCGTGTTGATGATGCATTACATGCAACACGCGCTGCGGTTGAAGAAGGTATTGTTGCTGGTGGTGGTGTAGCTTTTATCCGTGCTATTGAAGCATTAGACGGAATGAAAGGCATCAATGACGATGAAACTACTGGTATCCAGATTATCCGTCGTGCTATTGAGGAGCCGCTTCGCCAGATTTGTGAAAACGCTGGAATTGAAGGTTCTATTGTAGTACAGAAGGTTAAAGAAGGAACAGCAGATTTCGGTTACAATGCCCGTACTGATGTTTATGAAAACCTAATTTCTGCAGGTGTTATTGATCCAACCAAAGTTGGACGTGTAGCTTTAGAAAATGCGGCTTCAATTGCGGCTATGTTGTTGACAACAGAAGTTGTATTGGCCGATGATCCTGAAGAAAATGCGCCTGCTATGCCACCAATGGGTGGTGGTGGTATGGGTGGAATGATGTAA